One part of the Candidatus Hydrogenedentota bacterium genome encodes these proteins:
- a CDS encoding ATP-binding protein codes for MARKKVDVAADHISKLASATPIKAIEELIWNALDAGGDRVEVNLTLNELSAVSQVEIIDYGPGIPVEELDRAFGEVGNSMKVERRINGDQRAYHGREGKGRFKALALSPIAIWETTYRVNGECKMYSVRLTRDMPDYYEPEEPTVAPTSVTGTRVFLDGLDRGIHVLANDDTRQKLAETFASYLSKYPAVKLYWAKLPIDIEELVHRKKELELFGKESPYGPAKLLVLEWNFKVDSKRLHFCDEHGFSLYEISAGVQAPGIDYTAYVQAPIASAWAAEERFSVSDIDQEVKIFVDGVKDKLREYLRGRLAEEAVSIVEQWKSEEIYPYQDAPQDPIGRAEREVFDIVAVRINEQHSSFSKSDADSKKLTLALIKESLETNPTSLTKLFREVLHLSKEDQEAFAELLERAPLTNIIRAGKMVADRLDVIHAFEHILFDNDWKKTLLERTQLHRLLVHEIWLLGEEYVLGADDDGLRDLLQSHLSIMGREELAPDVEVKLIDGKDGIPDLMLYRRRKVDQNQFEHLVIELKRPRDPLGQEETSQIKKYAFTVARDGRFNTQNCRWQFWLLGNELDEFVREETSSNALPEGCIHDGNGVKIWVKRWADVLNDARARYDFFREQLQIEASQSKGLETLKVRYPHLFEGKGARKKKDMELSAAKIAQE; via the coding sequence GACTCTCAACGAGTTGAGTGCAGTTTCACAAGTTGAGATTATCGACTACGGGCCTGGTATCCCTGTGGAGGAACTTGACCGGGCTTTTGGCGAAGTCGGTAACTCGATGAAGGTCGAAAGGCGCATTAACGGGGACCAAAGGGCGTACCACGGGCGTGAAGGAAAAGGTAGATTCAAGGCGCTCGCACTCAGTCCGATAGCGATATGGGAGACCACGTATCGGGTGAATGGTGAATGCAAAATGTATTCCGTCAGACTCACCCGCGATATGCCCGACTACTATGAGCCGGAGGAACCTACGGTCGCACCAACAAGTGTAACTGGGACTCGCGTCTTTCTAGATGGCCTCGATAGAGGTATCCATGTGCTCGCCAATGACGACACGCGCCAGAAACTCGCGGAGACTTTCGCGTCATACCTTAGCAAGTATCCAGCCGTAAAACTATACTGGGCAAAATTACCGATCGATATTGAGGAATTGGTGCATAGAAAGAAAGAGCTAGAGCTCTTTGGAAAGGAGAGTCCGTATGGTCCTGCAAAGCTTTTGGTTCTCGAGTGGAACTTCAAAGTGGATTCAAAGCGCCTCCACTTCTGCGATGAGCATGGATTCTCGCTTTACGAAATTTCTGCGGGGGTTCAGGCGCCGGGCATAGACTACACTGCCTATGTGCAGGCTCCAATCGCATCTGCTTGGGCGGCGGAGGAAAGATTCTCGGTCAGCGATATAGATCAGGAAGTGAAGATATTTGTCGATGGAGTAAAGGACAAACTTAGAGAATACTTAAGGGGGCGTCTCGCCGAAGAAGCCGTATCCATAGTCGAGCAATGGAAGAGTGAGGAGATCTATCCGTACCAAGATGCGCCCCAAGACCCTATCGGGCGTGCTGAACGAGAGGTGTTCGATATCGTCGCCGTTCGGATCAATGAGCAGCACTCCTCGTTCAGCAAATCGGACGCAGATAGCAAAAAACTTACCCTGGCACTTATCAAAGAATCTTTGGAAACTAATCCCACGAGTCTAACAAAACTGTTTCGGGAAGTGCTTCATCTGTCTAAGGAAGACCAGGAAGCCTTTGCGGAGCTATTGGAACGAGCTCCTCTGACTAACATTATCAGAGCGGGTAAGATGGTCGCTGACCGCCTCGATGTTATTCACGCATTTGAGCACATTCTCTTCGACAACGACTGGAAGAAGACTCTGTTGGAGAGGACACAACTTCATCGCCTCTTAGTTCATGAGATTTGGTTGTTAGGGGAAGAGTATGTTCTGGGCGCAGATGATGATGGTTTACGCGACTTGCTTCAGTCGCACCTGAGTATTATGGGGCGGGAAGAGCTGGCTCCTGATGTCGAAGTAAAGCTTATAGATGGAAAAGACGGTATACCAGACTTGATGTTGTACCGCCGTCGAAAAGTTGATCAGAATCAGTTCGAGCATTTAGTCATAGAATTGAAGAGGCCGCGTGACCCGCTTGGGCAAGAAGAAACTTCGCAAATTAAGAAGTATGCATTTACAGTCGCACGGGACGGACGCTTCAATACCCAGAATTGTCGATGGCAGTTCTGGTTGCTTGGCAACGAACTTGACGAGTTCGTGCGAGAGGAAACCTCGTCGAATGCATTGCCAGAGGGCTGTATCCACGACGGAAATGGCGTAAAAATATGGGTGAAGCGGTGGGCAGATGTCCTCAATGATGCGCGAGCACGATACGATTTTTTCCGAGAGCAACTACAAATCGAGGCATCACAGTCTAAGGGTTTGGAAACGCTTAAAGTTCGGTACCCGCACCTATTCGAGGGAAAAGGTGCCCGCAAGAAAAAAGATATGGAGCTAAGTGCCGCGAAGATTGCACAGGAATAA